AATGATGCCACTCGATCCATAGGCGTGAATGCTGCGGATAAATGATCCGGCGGTTACTACCTTTACGATGTACGAGACGATTGTGTGAGCATGATCCGCTGAGGGAACGTAGTAGAGCGCCAGGCAGATGCCAGTGATGATCTGTGACACAAAGAGAAAGAGCAGGCCCGAGCCGAACACATAAGCCCATTTAGCCCCACCCGGGATCGGCTCGTCGAGAGTCTCATGGAGAATCGAGTCAATCCCTGTGCGTTGATCGAGCCAGTTGTCCAGCCGAGTTACGAGGTTGCGATCATGGCCTGGTTGAGGTGTCGGTTTATTTGTCATCATCGTCACACACCTCAGGCCATCACTTCTTTAGTGGGAACAAGCTGGCGGAAATATTGGTAACGAACCTTCAGGATTCCGTTCTCAACTTTGGATTCAAGTGAGTCCATGGAGCGAGGAGGCGGGCCTGCAATGCGGTCACCGTTCGCGGTGAATGATCCTGAATGACACGGGCAGATGAACTTGTTCTCCGCATCAACCCACCGGACCGAGCATCCCAGGTGCGGGCAAATGGGCGAGAGTATCCGAAATTGCCCATTCGCTGGAGGCAGAACGTACACGGCAGTCTGCGTTGTAGTACTCTGCCATGCATCGCGGCGCTCCAGCGTAATTGTTTTTGCCGTTGGTGCGGTGAGGGCAGCAAAATCTCCCGCTGGTCCCAGATCTGACCAACCAGCGTCCGACGCGTTTTTGCGCAATGGAAATGTCACGAAGCGCAGGACGGGAATCGCTAGTAAGACACCTACAGTCGCGCCGCTTATCCCGCATAAAGCTAGTAAGAATGAACGCCGCCCAAAGGGTTCTGCCTTGGGTTCATTAACCGTTTCGGATGTTGCGCCCATCTATCCACTCCTTGACTGCGTCAGTTTCTTAGCGTAAGTTCCTCTGTTCGTCGCCATTGCTTGGTTTACACTTCACTTCTTCTGCAGCGTATGGACATAGGCGACGACTTCGGCAATTTGCGAGTCTGTAAGCTTGCCCGCAAATGCGGGCATCTTGTTCTTGCCGTTCTTGATGATGGCGATAAGGTCGGCATCTGACTCCTTCAGGAAGTCAGGTGACTTGACGGGCCGCGCCTTCAATGCCTTACCGGCGGGCGTGTCGGCGCTTCCATCGGCGCCATGGCACATCTGACACTTTGCGACGTAGATTTCAGCGGCGCTTTGAGCGAGACACGTCGAACTCCCCATCAATAGGACGCTGACGGTTCCGTAACAGAAGAGACGTTTCAGCATGCGGCAATTCTCCTTGTGAAAGTGGCGAACTCATCGATGACTAGAATGCATATCGAACTGAGAGGGTGAGCATATTAGCATGGAAATTTCGCGGAAGCGTTGGTGCGTTGGGCGCTCCCTCGCCATAACCGTAGTAGTTGTAGTCGCCTTTCCAACTCCAGTTTTCGGCGATATCAAAGGCGACTGTGCCATAGGGTGTTTGGTATCGCGACTGCAATGAGCCAGGCACCTGGCGGATATTGATGGGCGGAGCCTGGCCGTCGACGGAAGAAATGCGATAGCCACCCGACGCATGAAGCCTCTTCACAGGCGTGAGTACGAATCCGATGTTCCCGGATTGTGTGGGTTGGTTGTAGAACCCGTTGACCTGCAACGGAAGGCCAGCTTGCTGGCAAACCGCTGGGCTCGGGACTGAGCCTGGCCCAGGGGCGGATGAGGTAAAGCACTCATCGGTGCGCGAGTAAACGTTGTCATATGCGTAGCCGAGGTCGAGTCCCCACTTTTCAGTGGGATTGATGGCAGCCGAGACAGAAAAATCCTGGTTGTGCGCGAAATGTTCGACCGTCTGGACATTGTCGCTATTTGTCAGGACGTTAATCGTTCCAGCAATGCTTAGCCATGGATGGGGAGCGTATGTCGTCCGCATCCGGTAGTGCTGCAGCTTGCGCGGGCTGATGCGGGTAAAGGCGTTGTCGGCGGACATAGCTTCGGCGTTGAAATTGACGCGCAATTGTTTCGAAGGCCTGAGGGCGAGCCCGAAGAGAGCCCAGTTCGCGTGGATGGGAATGAAGTCGCCGCCCGCGTCAGTGATGATGCGGCTGCTGTACCGGTAGCCGGCCGACAACCGAGCCTCCGGGGCAAGATCCCAGATGGCGAGGAAGGTATTGACCTTGGTCTTCTGGTTGAGTGCTTGATAGTCGGATGTTGTGGTCGATGTCGCCGCACCGGGTGGGCTGAGGAGTGAAGTACCCGCGTAGTTTGTTTGTGTAAAGGTGTTAGTGGCGGGTTGACGGAAATACCAGAAGTCGAAGGTGTCGGACAGCCCGATGGTGGGAGTCAGCTGCCAGGTCACGCCGTAGTCGGCATTGACGTTGATGCGGCGCGCGCTGGCAGAGCCGGTCTCCAACTCCACCCGATCTTTCGCACGAGAGTCTAGACCGTCGAAGTTCTCGTAGAAGTTATTGAGATGACTG
The genomic region above belongs to Acidobacteriaceae bacterium and contains:
- a CDS encoding ubiquinol-cytochrome c reductase iron-sulfur subunit; translation: MGATSETVNEPKAEPFGRRSFLLALCGISGATVGVLLAIPVLRFVTFPLRKNASDAGWSDLGPAGDFAALTAPTAKTITLERRDAWQSTTTQTAVYVLPPANGQFRILSPICPHLGCSVRWVDAENKFICPCHSGSFTANGDRIAGPPPRSMDSLESKVENGILKVRYQYFRQLVPTKEVMA
- a CDS encoding cytochrome c; its protein translation is MLKRLFCYGTVSVLLMGSSTCLAQSAAEIYVAKCQMCHGADGSADTPAGKALKARPVKSPDFLKESDADLIAIIKNGKNKMPAFAGKLTDSQIAEVVAYVHTLQKK